The following are encoded together in the Anguilla rostrata isolate EN2019 chromosome 19, ASM1855537v3, whole genome shotgun sequence genome:
- the gcc1 gene encoding GRIP and coiled-coil domain-containing protein 1 → MEKFGMNFGGGPGKKELLETIESQKKQLVQYQTRFKDVVRAYKSLLKEKDALEASLKVLTVSQEVDLNLHGEARPGGLPDLDRCPSDLGEDKCSVHSADSVDTAASADTANSVASSSTKGDLVEEDRGGTGEGAAGAAYQRSEEASGSESGISSSSGEQPTAGEPDRRVLQLKAQLSTLTSSLATVTQEKSRMEASFQADKRKMKQEFEELQARLDEERQRQEVELRGLQEQLAESKARVITQQHERAQEQGDHALMLRELQRLLQEERELRQDTELQLEDAREALLERAAAAERGAEYEERLKQACREKEEMRRSLQAAEEERSRPDPRVEVQQRELDELRAHFQLQLQHEMRKAAQAEERLREQARLEEARVASLEERVSELSELVGACERAKLKDQQTAQRLRERILQLDTENKTLAIAASARASAADLTIDEASLDVNVLRDKLETVKRLLLLASQRTQQPLDGDKLGEAEPGRENEPSDGEKASALYYQQELKQLKEEFERYKTRAQAVLKNKSAKDGSAARELEEQREQLAELKEKYIGLRIQSDEAEARHRAELEARQQQALLLQQGHRQELERQEAQHRESSLRLDEELHKQRDRTLALLAEKDRELERLRAAALAYGLGGRKADPPQPHADGDSDDAADAESSAQEMMALKLAGPNEPTLLLYAEQLARKEVELSALRRQKHRLEADVHQLQDKLIARAERHDEEVSQLRDQLDKHARDTNREGANLEYLKNIVYRFLTLQDTRGRQQTLTAILTILHFSPQEKQAVIKLQAQGWWSSGMR, encoded by the exons ATGGAGAAGTTTGGCATGAACTTTGGGGGCGGGCCCGGCAAGAAGGAGCTTTTGGAAACGATAGAGTCGCAGAAAAAGCAGCTGGTGCAGTACCAGACCCGATTCAAGGACGTTGTCAGGGCCTACAAAAGCCTGCTGAAGGAAAAGGATGCCCTGGAAGCCAGTCTGAAAGTTCTGACTGTGTCCCAGGAAGTGGACTTGAACCTGCATGGCGAGGCTCGACCCGGCGGGCTGCCCGATCTGGACAGGTGCCCCTCCGACCTCGGCGAGGACAAGTGCTCCGTCCACAGCGCGGACAGCGTCGACACCGCCGCCTCCGCCGACACGGCCAATAGCGTGGCGAGCAGCAGCACCAAAGGAGACCTGGTGGAGGAGGACCGCGGCGGCACGGGGGAGGGCGCCGCCGGGGCCGCCTACCAGAGGAGCGAGGAGGCCAGCGGCTCGGAGAGCGGCATCAGCTCCAGCAGCGGTGAGCAGCCGACCGCAGGGGAGCCGGACCGCAGGGTTCTGCAGCTGAAGGCCCAGCTGTCCACCCTGACCAGCTCGCTGGCCACCGTCACGCAGGAGAAGTCCAGGATGGAGGCCTCCTTCCAGGCGGACAAGCGGAAGATGAAGCAGGAGTTCGAGGAGCTGCAGGCCAGGCTGGATGAGGAGCGGCAGAGGCAGGAGGTGGAGCTGAGGGgcctgcaggagcagctggccGAGAGCAAGGCCCGTGTGATCACCCAGCAGCACGAGCGCGCGCAGGAGCAGGGCGACCACGCCCTCATGCTCCGCGAGctgcagcgcctcctgcaggaggagcgGGAGCTGAGGCAGGACACcgagctgcagctggaggacGCCAGGGAGGCGCTGCTGGAGAGGGCGGCGGCCGCCGAGCGTGGGGCGGAGTACGAGGAGCGCCTGAAGCAGGCGtgcagggagaaggaggagatgAGGAGAAGCCTGcaggcggcggaggaggagaggagcaggccCGACCCGCGCGTGGAGGTGCAGCAGCGCGAGCTGGATGAGCTCAGGGCTCACTTCCAGCTTCAGCTGCAACACGAGATGAGGAAG GCTGCGCAGGCGGAGGAGCGTCTGCGGGAGCAGGCCCGGCTGGAGGAGGCGCGCGTGGCCAGCCTGGAGGAGCGGGTTTCGGAGCTGTCGGAGCTGGTGGGCGCCTGCGAGAGGGCCAAGCTGAAGGACCAGCAGACTGCGCAGAGGCTGCGCGAGCGCATCCTGCAGCTGGACACCGAGAACAAGACGCTGGCCATCGCCGCCTCCGCCCGCGCCTCCGCCGCCGACCTCACCATCGACGAGGCCAGCCTGGACGTCAACGTGCTGCGCGACAAGCTGGAGACGGTCAAGCGGCTGCTCCTGCTGGCCTCCCAGCGGACCCAGCAGCCGCTGGACGGGGACAAGCtgggggaggcggagccgggGCGGGAGAACGAGCCCTCGGACGGGGAGAAGGCCTCGGCGCTGTACTACCAGCAGGAGCTGaagcagctgaaggaggagtTTGAGCGCTACAAGACGCGCGCCCAGGCCGTGCTGAAGAACAAGAGCGCCAAGGACGGCAGCGCGGcgcgggagctggaggagcagcgggAGCAGCTGGCCGAGCTGAAGGAGAAGTACATCGGCCTGCGCATCCAGAGCGACGAGGCCGAGGCCCGGCACCGGGCCGAGCTGGAGGCCCGACAGCAGCAGGCGCTGCTCCTGCAGCAGGGCCACCGGCAGGAGCTGGAGCGGCAGGAGGCGCAGCACCGCGAGAGCTCCCTGCGGCTGGACGAGGAGCTGCACAAGCAGCGCGACCGCACCCTGGCGCTGCTCGCCGAGAAGGACCGCGAGCTGGAGCGGCTCCGCGCCGCCGCGCTGGCGTACGGCCTCGGGGGGCGCAAGGCCGACCCGCCCCAACCGCACGCCGACGGCGACAGCGACGACGCCGCCGACGCGGAGAGCTCCGCCCAGGAAATGATGGCGCTGAAGCTGGCGGGGCCCAACGAGCCCACGCTGCTGCTGTACGCCGAGCAGCTGGCCCGCAAGGAGGTGGAGCTGAGCGCGCTCAGGAGGCAGAAGCACCGCCTGGAGGCCGACGTGCACCAGCTGCAGGACAAGCTGATCGCCCGCGCCGAGCGCCACGACGAGGAGGTGTCCCAGCTCCGCGACCAGCTGGACAAGCACGCCCGCGACACCAACCGCGAGGGGGCCAACCTGGAGTACCTGAAGAACATCGTCTACCGGTTCCTCACCCTCCAggacaccagggggcgccagcAGACGCTGACTGCCATTCTGACAATATTACACTTCAGCCCCCAAGAGAAACAGGCTGTGATCAAACTGCAGGCCCAGGGCTGGTGGAGTTCTGGGATGAGGTAA
- the LOC135245611 gene encoding ADP-ribosylation factor 4-like — MGLTISNIFSKFFGKKQMRILMVGLDAAGKTTILYKLKLGEIVTTIPTIGFNVETVEYKNICFTVWDVGGQDKIRPLWRHYFQNTQGLIFVVDSNDRERVAESAEELSKMLQEDELQEAILLVFANKQDLPNAMTVSDLTDKLGLQNLRSRTWHVQATCATQGNGLYEGLDWLSNELSKH, encoded by the exons ATGGGTCTCACGATCTCGAATATCTTCAGCAAGTTTTTTGGAAAGAAACAGATGAGGATACTTATGG TGGGTTTGGATGCTGCTGGTAAAACCACTATCTTATACAAACTGAAGCTGGGAGAGATTGTAACCACTATTCCAACAATTG GTTTTAACGTGGAGACGGTGGAATACAAGAACATCTGCTTCACCGTGTGGGACGTGGGCGGCCAGGACAAAATCCGCCCCCTGTGGAGACACTACTTCCAGAACACACAG GGCCTTATCTTCGTGGTGGACAGTAACGACAGAGAGCGAGTCGCAGAGTCGGCAGAAGAGCTGAGCAAAATG TTGCAAGAGGACGAGCTGCAAGAAGCCATCTTGTTGGTATTTGCGAACAAACAGGACCTGCCGAACGCCATGACCGTGAGCGACCTGACAGACAAGCTCGGGCTTCAGAATCTACGGAGCAGAACC tGGCATGTCCAGGCTACCTGTGCTACACAAGGAAATGGCCTGTATGAAGGACTGGACTGGTTATCCAATGAGCTGTCCAAGCACTAA
- the LOC135245612 gene encoding large ribosomal subunit protein eL20: MKASGTLREYKVIGRLLPSAKNPTPPLYRMRIFAPNHVVAKSRFWYFVSQLRKMKKASGETVYCGLVFEKSPLRVKNFGIWLRYDSRSGTHNMYREYRDLTTSGAVTQCYRDMGARHRARAHSIQIMKVQEIAANKCRRPAIKQFHDSKIKFPLPHRVLRRQHKPRFTTKRPNTFF, translated from the exons ATGAAGGCGTCTGGCACA CTTAGGGAATACAAAGTGATTGGGCGCCTGCTGCCCTCAGCCAAGAACCCCACCCCTCCGCTGTACCGCATGAGGATCTTCGCCCCAAACCATGTGGTGGCCAAGTCCCGCTTCTGGTACTTCGTCTCCCAGctgaggaagatgaagaaggCCTCCGGAGAGACCGTGTACTGCGGACTG GTCTTTGAGAAGTCCCCGCTCAGGGTGAAGAACTTCGGCATCTGGCTGCGCTACGACTCCCGCAGCGGCACCCACAACATGTACCGCGAGTACCGCGACCTCACCACCTCCGGCGCTGTCACTCAGTGCT ATCGGGACATGGGAGCCCGCCACCGTGCCCGCGCCCACTCCATCCAGATCATGAAGGTGCAGGAGATCGCCGCCAACAAGTGTCGCCGTCCTGCCATCAAGCAGTTCCAC GACTCCAAGATCAAGTTCCCCCTGCCCCACAGGGTCCTGCGTCGCCAGCACAAGCCCCGCTTCACCACCAAGAGACCAAACACCTTCTTCTAA
- the LOC135246058 gene encoding galanin receptor 2a codes for MSDHHSVYGLIFACTGGAILGMGLCANLLAFSLFAKRGALRQGRLDALLLSMALADVLTLLLVPFTLHSALSFTWALGNASCKVYQVLLAFSLAASTYSLCAVSAARAMAVTNPYRPPSRDLLAAMFVLVWASSFFVSVPLRIFATMETGQAPDHSYCLPTVQEHHYQVVLSQFVLYYLLPMLVIAFNYARLGHVLRRAPILSAAGARSTRRASLMVFLAAATFTVCWLPGYVLELCVYLGLYRHGYAWETFYFVCTLLQYMHPCVNPLLYVLLAKRHRPQRRPRGGWLQRCNRARVRPQISSVAHGI; via the coding sequence ATGTCGGACCACCACAGCGTGTACGGGCTGATCTTCGCCTGCACCGGCGGCGCCATCCTGGGCATGGGCCTGTGCGCCAACCTGCTGGCGTTCTCGCTGTTCGCCAAGCGCGGGGCGCTGCGGCAGGGCCGGCTGGACGCGCTGCTGCTCAGCATGGCGCTGGCCGACGTCCTCACGCTGCTGCTGGTGCCCTTCACCCTGCACTCCGCCCTCAGCTTCACCTGGGCGCTGGGCAACGCCTCCTGCAAGGTGTACCAGGTGCTGCTGGCCTTCTCGCTGGCCGCCAGCACCTACTCGCTGTGCGCCGTGTCCGCCGCGCGCGCCATGGCCGTCACCAACCCCTACCGCCCGCCGTCCCGCGACCTGCTGGCCGCCATGTTCGTCCTGGTCTGGGCCTCCAGCTTCTTCGTCAGCGTCCCGCTGCGGATCTTCGCCACCATGGAGACGGGCCAGGCGCCGGACCACTCCTACTGCCTGCCCACCGTGCAGGAGCACCACTACCAGGTGGTGCTGAGCCAGTTCGTGCTCTACTACCTGCTGCCCATGCTGGTCATCGCCTTCAACTACGCCCGCCTGGGCCACGTCCTCCGCCGCGCCCCCATCCTGTCGGCCGCCGGCGCCCGCAGCACCCGCCGCGCCTCCCTCATGGTCTTCCTGGCGGCCGCCACCTTCACCGTCTGCTGGTTGCCGGGATACGTGCTGGAGCTGTGCGTCTACCTGGGGCTGTATCGCCACGGCTACGCCTGGGAGACCTTCTACTTCGTGTGCACGCTGCTGCAGTACATGCACCCCTGCGTGAACCCGCTGCTCTACGTCCTGCTGGCCAAGAGGCACCGCCCCCAGCGCCGGCCCCGGGGAGGCTGGCTGCAGCGCTGCAACAGGGCCAGGGTGCGCCCCCAAATCAGCAGCGTGGCCCACGGGATTTAA
- the LOC135245875 gene encoding parathyroid hormone-related protein-like, translating into MVCFRRLFQQWSLAVFLLCSPVPHDGRPTEALSGRMKRSVTHAQLMHDKGRTLQDFKRRMWLQELLDEVHTAEIRELPERTGPVGGGGGVSVGVAAGGAATGGGATGGGAGGSSGGSTLHPKPAGSTKNYPIGFRVEEEGTNLPQETNKSLTYKDQPLKAAGKKKKKGRSGKRRENEKKRRRARSLGGAWEPGSGGPHPDWRPYLSLVEALH; encoded by the exons ATGGTGTGTTTCAGGAGGCTGTTCCAGCAGTGGAGTTTGGCCGTGTTCTTGCTGTGCTCCCCCGTGCCCCACGACGGGAGACCCACCGAGGCGCTCAGCGGCAGGAT GAAGCGGTCGGTGACCCACGCCCAGCTGATGCACGACAAGGGCCGCACGCTGCAGGACTTCAAGCGGCGCATGTggctgcaggagctgctggacGAGGTGCACACGGCGGAGATCCGGGAGCTTCCGGAACGCACCGGGCCCGTTGGAGGAGGCGGCGGGGTCAGCGTGGGCGTCGCCGCGGGGGGCGCTGCGACAGGGGGCGGAGCGACAGGCGGCGGTGCCGGCGGCAGCAGCGGGGGTAGCACCCTGCACCCGAAACCGGCCGGCAGCACCAAGAACTACCCCATCGGGTTccgggtggaggaggagggaaccAACCTGCCACAGGAGACCAACAAGTCGCTGACCTACAAGGACCAGCCGCTGAAGGCCGCcggcaagaagaagaagaaagggcGGTCCGGCAAGCGGCGGGAGAacgagaagaagaggaggagggcgcGGTCGCTAGGCGGGGCCTGGGAGCCCGGGAGCGGGGGGCCCCACCCGGACTGGCGGCCGTACCTCAGCCTGGTGGAGGCGCTGCACTAA